From Triticum urartu cultivar G1812 chromosome 2, Tu2.1, whole genome shotgun sequence, a single genomic window includes:
- the LOC125538470 gene encoding uncharacterized protein LOC125538470 isoform X2 codes for MYRPKIPNSGWAAFDRRLRGTADAGDDVDVNSFPALSGSRGSSSASSSAIGNNNMPKAKPFASVIRPPVEFAVVGNENGNRHLTDHMVRTNSGVNSASGNKIKLLKDAHSWADSNLIEDILAGVDNDVGQASVLLKSMVAPDFMPRGDRTTGQPPFEMNKAHGSVSGNTIAENKHSNESQLLPPQMNLISIPQEPELEEFDDDYLNHRKDALKMMRAATKHSQAASNAFFRGDHAAAKELSLRAQEERLAAEKLNNKAAEEIFHLRNSNNNIWKIDMHGLHASEAVTALERHLHMLEFQPPGNNPTSTDELDKSEPTIAVPNEVAAEKVVVFLRPRQSVLEVITGIGRHSKGQASLPAAVRGFLIENGYRFEELRPGVFSVCPKFRRG; via the exons ATGTATAGGCCGAAGATCCCCAATTCGGGGTGGGCTGCTTTCGATCGCAGGTTGCGTGGCACAGCTGATGCAGGCGATGATGTTGATGTCAACTCATTTCCTGCTCTCTCGGGTTCTAGAGGCTCCAGTTCTGCCAGCAGCTCAGCTATAGGAAATAATAATATGCCAAAGGCAAAGCCTTTTGCATCAGTGATTCGCCCCCCTGTTGAATTTGCAGTTGTTGGTAATGAAAACGGAAATAGGCATTTGACTGATCACATGGTGAGAACAAATTCTGGTGTAAACTCTGCATCTGGTAACAAAATTAAGCTCCTGAAGGATGCTCATAGTTGGGCCGACAGTAATTTAATTGAGGACATATTGGCTGGCGTGGATAATGATGTTGGCCAGGCATCTGTTTTGCTGAAATCCATGGTCGCTCCTGACTTTATGCCAAGGGGGGATAGAACAACTGGTCAACCTCCTTTTGAGATGAATAAAGCACATGGTTCAGTGTCAGGAAACACTATAGCAGAGAATAAACATTCAAATGAATCACAACTGTTGCCACCGCAAATGAATTTAATCTCTATACCCCAGGAGCCTGAATTAGAAGAGTTTGATGATGATTACTTAAACCACCGGAAAGATGCATTGAAGATGATGAG GGCTGCCACAAAGCATTCTCAGGCTGCCAGCAATGCATTCTTCAGAGGTGACCATGCTGCTGCCAAGGAACTCTCCCTCAGAGCTCAAGAAGAGCGGTTGGCTGCTGAAAAGTTAAATAATAAGGCAGCAGAAGAAATATTTCATCTCAGGAACAGCAACAATAACATTTGGAAGATAGACATGCATGGTCTACATGCATCAGAGGCTGTAACTGCATTGGAGAGGCATCTTCACATGTTAGAGTTCCAGCCACCAGGGAATAATCCAACTTCAACTGATGAATTAGATAAGTCTGAACCCACAATTGCTGTCCCAAATGAGGTGGCAGCAGAGAAAGTGGTGGTGTTTCTTCGCCCTAGACAGTCTGTCTTAGAGGTGATCACAG GGATTGGCAGGCACAGCAAAGGACAGGCTTCACTGCCTGCTGCAGTCAGGGGCTTCCTTATTGAAAATGGGTACCGATTTGAGGAGCTGAGGCCTGGTGTTTTCTCTGTTTGCCCTAAATTTCGCCGCGGGTAA